ATAAAGGGGATAGCAAGCGGGGACGCTGCACTGTCATTGTGGCCGAAAATGTCGAGACAGCCGCTCGTAAACATAAATCCAAGTGTCGCTAATTGTTTGTTGCAATTACTGCTGCAGTTGTTGCCACCGTTCAGTTACGTGTGCAGCCAGCGTCGAGGCGACAGGACCTGAAAGGGTCGATGTGGCAGGAAGAGGGGTTGTGtttgcatgcaaattttgttgcatctgcagttgctgctgatgctttCGCTGTTgatgcttctgctgctgctgctgcaacggCAAACAATTACTCAAACATTGTTGCAACTGCTGCTGATATTGtggatgttgttgctgttgctgccgctgctgctcgtTGTGCGTGTTAAATGGCAACTACTCTGGCGGCTAATGATAATCACTCGACGCCCTCTGCTCCTGTCGATTTCTACTTAGTTTAAGCTGCTTCGTGTTTGGCTTTTATCTTCATTTTAGCTCTTTGTCAGCAGCTTAAACAGAAAGGTTTTCAGAGCTTTGATTTAATTGAATGTTGCTTTAGCAACCTGAGaattagaaaatttaaacttttcgAAAATGCAACAATGCATAGCAAAGGGCTCTTAATTTGTATAAgctcattttaatttttgtttttttttttaattgaagtaACTTGTCTCTGTAAACATGATGCAGCTGCAAAAGCATGCAATCCCTTATTTCTAGCCCCCTCATTTTGATATTCAGCAGATAATTCCTACTATCGcactcttttttttcagaaaaactTATACGGCTTTGATACGACTTTATACGGATCTTTTTTACCTTTAACGGATCATCGCTAAACTATGGACAAGAGAATCTTGGACGATTACTTGAACTCGGTGGGATCTGACGAGAGCATCCTGTCCGTGATCGAGCCCTCCACTGAAGGTATGCTGACAGGGAAGTCTTGCAAGGCCAAGAAAAAGCCTACATGTGCCCGGAAACAGAAGAAGTGCTCGAAGCCTAAGAAGACGTGCAAGTCAAAACCTAAGAAAACCTGCAAGCCCGGTCCTATTATGAATAATGGATACCTTAACTTCGTGCGTGCCTACCGGGAAAAACACAGTTCCATGAAGCCACA
This window of the Drosophila bipectinata strain 14024-0381.07 unplaced genomic scaffold, DbipHiC1v2 scaffold_248, whole genome shotgun sequence genome carries:
- the LOC122321390 gene encoding protamine-like; this translates as MDKRILDDYLNSVGSDESILSVIEPSTEGMLTGKSCKAKKKPTCARKQKKCSKPKKTCKSKPKKTCKPGPIMNNGYLNFVRAYREKHSSMKPQELIRRAARAWCRLSEEKKIYTGAWLAKLQLVKDIKDAKCAILKNARNLRWHI